Proteins from a single region of Salinibacter grassmerensis:
- a CDS encoding uracil-DNA glycosylase produces MLPAVWDLFETHVFPASSTEERFNPYRNRRDDLDVPDAPTHRRDNLRAYLSCFDTAPPLFLLLEAPGPWGCRFSGVPVTSESQLTDPDFPIGGTATSQKDVPITEYSASIFWRVLQPVFPHFFVWNSLPLHPHDPDDPLSIRTPRRSEVRDWHEPLRALLDVLAPERTVGVGRKGERALDEIGAEPTYVRHPSQGGANKFEAGIEDIVDEMDLSR; encoded by the coding sequence ATGCTCCCTGCTGTCTGGGACCTCTTCGAGACGCACGTCTTTCCGGCCTCTTCCACCGAGGAGCGCTTCAATCCCTACCGCAACCGCCGGGACGATCTCGACGTCCCCGACGCGCCCACCCATCGCCGCGACAACCTGCGGGCCTACCTGTCGTGCTTCGACACCGCCCCGCCCCTTTTCCTCCTGCTCGAGGCCCCCGGCCCATGGGGCTGCCGCTTTTCCGGCGTGCCTGTCACGAGCGAGTCCCAGCTCACCGACCCCGACTTCCCCATCGGGGGCACCGCCACGAGCCAGAAGGACGTGCCGATCACCGAGTATAGCGCCTCCATCTTCTGGCGGGTGCTCCAGCCCGTCTTCCCCCACTTCTTCGTCTGGAACAGCCTTCCCCTCCACCCCCACGACCCGGACGACCCGCTCTCGATCCGCACGCCCCGCCGCTCGGAGGTACGGGACTGGCACGAGCCGCTCCGCGCACTCCTCGACGTCCTCGCCCCGGAGCGCACGGTGGGCGTCGGGCGAAAGGGTGAACGGGCCCTCGACGAGATCGGCGCCGAGCCTACCTATGTGCGCCACCCATCCCAGGGTGGGGCCAACAAATTTGAGGCGGGCATCGAGGACATTGTGGACGAGATGGACCTTTCTCGGTAG
- a CDS encoding alpha/beta fold hydrolase — MPSAPAAPVPTQTVRTPSGPLAYTDVGRGSPVVFLHGNPTSARLYRHLLRDLARDHRCIAPDYLGFGRSAAPRAFSYRPPAHATLIEQLLCSLGLSDLTLVLHDWGGPIGMAYALRHPDAVRRLVLMNTWAWPLTHRPLIQGASRLLATPPGRLAVEHGNAFARLVMPATTGAGRQSDWIAAYADALDSPTRRHACWAFARALRTETDWLRALWTQRHQLRECPALLCWGMADPAFGTEACLRRWQDAVGPAVVHRHPSIGHYVPEELGPALVDVIRPFLAS, encoded by the coding sequence ATGCCCTCCGCCCCAGCCGCTCCGGTCCCCACACAAACCGTTCGCACTCCGAGTGGCCCCCTTGCCTACACCGACGTGGGCAGGGGGTCGCCGGTGGTCTTCCTCCACGGCAACCCCACGAGCGCCCGCCTCTACCGGCACCTCCTCCGCGACCTGGCACGGGACCACCGGTGCATCGCCCCCGACTACCTCGGATTTGGGCGCTCGGCCGCCCCGCGGGCCTTCTCGTACCGTCCCCCGGCACACGCAACCCTGATCGAGCAACTCCTTTGCTCGCTGGGGCTTTCGGATCTCACCCTGGTCCTGCACGACTGGGGCGGGCCGATCGGCATGGCCTACGCCCTCCGCCACCCCGATGCCGTCCGGCGCCTCGTGCTGATGAACACCTGGGCGTGGCCGCTTACGCACCGACCGCTGATTCAGGGGGCGAGCCGGCTGCTCGCCACTCCCCCGGGCCGCCTCGCCGTCGAGCACGGCAATGCATTCGCCCGGCTCGTCATGCCCGCCACCACCGGCGCCGGCCGTCAGAGCGACTGGATCGCAGCGTACGCCGATGCCCTGGACTCCCCAACGCGGCGACACGCCTGCTGGGCATTCGCCCGGGCCCTCCGGACCGAAACCGACTGGCTCCGGGCACTGTGGACACAGCGACACCAACTCCGGGAATGCCCGGCCCTTCTCTGCTGGGGCATGGCCGATCCGGCATTCGGCACCGAGGCGTGTCTGCGGCGCTGGCAGGATGCCGTGGGGCCCGCCGTGGTGCACCGCCATCCCTCCATTGGTCACTACGTGCCGGAGGAATTGGGCCCCGCGCTCGTTGACGTGATACGCCCATTTCTCGCCTCCTAG
- a CDS encoding TonB-dependent receptor plug domain-containing protein: protein MAAFILLIASAFLLPLSGWAQEPAPVDTTRRPPVVSEPPDSSIAMSVTLPEVTVEGVLDRSASIPTAAHVTTIDADAVAESGAQSVADLLSMRSGAFVKQYGSTGLASLSMRGMGGTQTQVLLDGLRVANPQTGQVDLSLLPTLLIESVEVQHGAGSARHGSGSLGGTVHLRTLRPQTDPLLRVAGGGGAYDERHVSALASGGQGAWSGLVAGRYYRTDDDFQYRNSFLVPTQTLRRNGAGARTMTLFGRGTWRGDEQRWHLSGWWTKARRGLPGPASARSGGARQWDELGRVWTEGTLPLGAGTLDLSAQGQRSRLRYRNPPTQTDRTTVTTATDASAELRYPLSSLGSITAGTTVGYDHASLDGGVDRLSGATFVDATLSLAPFELQPAMRLDAIGANGEPTVVPSPRLGVRLRPFDEIGLTVRGLVGRAFRYPTFSERYYEPGGSPGLQPEDGWTTEGGVSFRLARPNALLTAEATVFSTRLTDKIVWRPSYVVSGVQVWSPSNVSRVHSQGLELSLRGRRQLSSDLSLSGGSHFTHTEAQNRANPNSPAYGAQLPYVPRQTWKLWTRAEWQGLSVSATGRLVGPRFYSSDESKSLAPYRTVDVRAAYEWAFDAGRLALEAQVKNVLDRRYEIIRLYPMPPRHATLRLRFSFPSS from the coding sequence ATGGCTGCATTCATCTTGCTTATCGCTTCGGCGTTCCTCCTGCCCCTCTCTGGGTGGGCCCAGGAGCCCGCTCCCGTCGACACGACACGGCGTCCGCCGGTTGTGTCGGAACCGCCGGACTCGTCCATCGCGATGTCCGTGACCCTTCCCGAAGTGACGGTGGAGGGCGTGCTGGACCGTTCCGCCTCCATCCCGACGGCCGCCCACGTCACGACGATCGACGCGGACGCCGTGGCCGAAAGCGGCGCGCAGTCGGTAGCCGATCTCTTGTCGATGCGCTCCGGGGCGTTCGTCAAGCAGTACGGGAGCACGGGCCTCGCCAGCCTCTCGATGCGGGGCATGGGCGGCACGCAGACGCAGGTGCTGCTTGACGGCCTGCGCGTCGCCAACCCGCAGACGGGGCAGGTGGACCTGTCGCTGCTTCCCACTCTCCTCATCGAGTCGGTCGAGGTGCAGCACGGGGCCGGATCGGCCCGGCACGGCTCGGGGAGTCTGGGAGGCACCGTCCACCTCCGCACGCTGCGTCCACAGACCGATCCGCTCCTCCGCGTGGCGGGCGGCGGGGGCGCATACGACGAACGGCACGTGTCGGCCCTCGCGTCGGGCGGGCAGGGCGCCTGGTCCGGGCTGGTGGCGGGCCGCTACTACCGCACGGACGACGACTTTCAGTACCGCAACTCGTTTCTGGTGCCTACGCAGACGCTACGGCGGAACGGAGCCGGCGCCCGTACCATGACTCTCTTCGGGCGGGGGACCTGGCGGGGGGATGAACAGCGGTGGCACCTGTCCGGGTGGTGGACAAAGGCGCGGCGCGGCCTTCCGGGCCCGGCCAGCGCACGCAGCGGCGGGGCCCGTCAGTGGGACGAACTGGGGCGGGTGTGGACAGAGGGCACCCTCCCCCTAGGAGCGGGGACCCTCGATCTTTCGGCACAGGGACAGCGCTCCCGCCTGCGCTACCGCAACCCCCCAACTCAAACCGACCGCACGACCGTCACGACGGCCACGGACGCGAGCGCCGAACTGCGCTATCCCCTTTCGTCCCTTGGGTCGATCACGGCAGGCACCACGGTCGGCTACGACCACGCCTCGCTGGACGGGGGCGTTGATCGGTTATCTGGAGCCACGTTCGTGGACGCAACCCTCTCTCTCGCTCCGTTTGAGCTCCAGCCAGCGATGCGGCTCGACGCCATCGGGGCGAACGGCGAGCCCACGGTCGTACCAAGCCCTCGTCTGGGCGTCCGCCTGCGTCCGTTCGACGAGATCGGCCTTACGGTCCGCGGCCTCGTGGGGCGGGCCTTCCGTTACCCCACCTTCAGCGAGCGCTACTATGAGCCGGGGGGCTCCCCTGGGCTCCAGCCCGAAGACGGCTGGACCACGGAGGGCGGCGTGTCTTTCCGTCTCGCACGTCCCAACGCCCTTCTCACGGCAGAGGCGACCGTGTTTTCGACGCGTCTGACCGATAAGATCGTGTGGCGGCCCAGTTACGTGGTGAGCGGCGTCCAGGTATGGAGCCCGTCCAACGTGTCCCGCGTCCACAGCCAGGGCCTGGAGCTGAGCCTGCGGGGGAGGCGACAACTGAGTTCTGACCTGTCTCTGTCCGGCGGCAGCCACTTCACCCACACCGAAGCCCAAAACCGGGCAAATCCCAACTCGCCGGCCTACGGGGCTCAGTTGCCCTACGTCCCCCGGCAGACGTGGAAGCTGTGGACCCGTGCGGAATGGCAAGGGCTGTCTGTCTCCGCGACGGGTCGGCTCGTAGGTCCCCGCTTTTACTCCTCCGACGAATCTAAATCGCTCGCACCGTACCGAACGGTTGACGTCCGGGCTGCCTATGAATGGGCCTTCGATGCGGGGCGGCTCGCCCTAGAGGCGCAAGTTAAGAATGTGCTCGACCGCCGCTACGAGATCATCCGGCTCTACCCCATGCCGCCCCGCCACGCGACCCTTCGACTTCGTTTTTCTTTTCCCTCTTCCTGA
- a CDS encoding SDR family oxidoreductase yields the protein MDLTDAVAVVTGASKGLGARIARTLVTQGATVYGLARSTDSLQALHDDLGSAFVPVSCDVRNEDEIESAFETVDDEAGRLDVLVNNAGLGQFGPVDDLDTDAFDVQMETNVRGVYLCTREAVPRMREQNEATGFGGHIVNIASIAGLLGNPNISAYNASKYAVRGFSEAVMKEVREDGIRVTCLYPGSVETNFFDVAGVDMTENPLDPDDVAATVQHVVEAPANHLISEVVMRPLRPHREE from the coding sequence ATGGATCTGACCGACGCCGTCGCCGTCGTCACCGGCGCCAGCAAGGGCCTTGGTGCCCGCATCGCCCGCACACTCGTAACCCAGGGCGCCACCGTCTACGGCCTTGCCCGGAGCACCGACTCGCTCCAGGCCCTGCACGACGACCTTGGCTCCGCCTTCGTTCCCGTCTCGTGCGACGTCCGGAACGAGGACGAGATCGAATCGGCCTTCGAGACCGTCGACGACGAGGCCGGGCGGCTGGACGTGCTCGTCAACAACGCCGGGCTTGGGCAATTCGGCCCGGTCGACGACCTCGACACCGACGCCTTCGACGTGCAGATGGAGACTAACGTGCGGGGGGTCTATCTCTGCACCCGCGAGGCGGTCCCCCGCATGCGCGAGCAGAACGAGGCGACCGGCTTTGGCGGGCACATCGTCAACATCGCCTCCATCGCGGGCCTCCTGGGCAACCCCAACATCAGCGCCTACAACGCCAGCAAGTACGCCGTGCGCGGCTTTAGCGAGGCGGTGATGAAGGAGGTGCGCGAGGACGGCATCCGCGTGACGTGCCTCTACCCCGGCTCCGTCGAGACCAACTTCTTCGACGTGGCGGGGGTCGACATGACCGAAAATCCCCTCGACCCCGACGACGTCGCCGCAACGGTCCAGCACGTGGTGGAGGCCCCGGCCAACCACCTCATCTCGGAAGTCGTGATGCGCCCGCTTCGCCCACACCGTGAGGAGTAA
- a CDS encoding TrmH family RNA methyltransferase, with protein MSHHDVDAEKEMNRLLAAGGTPPVQGDPFTIGDVRLSPERIVGLLRPHMRERRLDRIQTVVGNRTRSVVPVVEGLVNTGNVSAVMRSAEALGHQDMHVVSGEHDRYKHSQRTAQGAQHWLDVWRWDAPTACATHLQDAGYRVVAMHLHADTVPIRDLDFTRPTALVFGNEDAGVTDTMLEASDAACEVPLPGFTESFNVSVAAAVALYHAQQDRLDRQGHHADLSDEARARLEARFCLRSVNNAEQIIERKLGDQEQP; from the coding sequence ATGAGTCACCACGACGTGGACGCGGAGAAAGAGATGAACCGGCTGCTGGCAGCGGGGGGGACGCCGCCGGTCCAGGGCGATCCCTTCACGATCGGCGACGTGCGCCTGTCGCCCGAACGCATCGTCGGACTGCTCCGGCCCCACATGCGGGAGCGGCGGCTGGACCGCATCCAGACCGTCGTGGGCAACCGGACGCGCAGCGTGGTGCCGGTGGTGGAGGGGCTCGTGAACACCGGCAACGTAAGCGCCGTCATGCGCTCGGCGGAGGCGCTGGGGCACCAGGACATGCACGTGGTAAGTGGCGAGCACGACCGGTACAAGCACTCCCAGCGCACGGCTCAGGGGGCGCAGCACTGGCTCGACGTGTGGCGCTGGGACGCGCCGACGGCCTGCGCGACGCACCTCCAAGACGCCGGCTACCGCGTCGTGGCCATGCACCTGCACGCGGACACGGTGCCGATTCGGGATCTTGACTTCACGCGGCCCACGGCGCTCGTCTTCGGAAACGAGGATGCGGGTGTGACCGACACGATGCTCGAGGCCTCGGACGCAGCGTGCGAGGTGCCGCTACCGGGCTTCACCGAGAGCTTCAACGTATCCGTGGCCGCGGCCGTGGCGCTCTATCACGCCCAGCAGGATCGCCTCGACCGCCAGGGCCACCACGCTGACCTCAGTGACGAGGCGCGGGCCCGACTTGAGGCCCGCTTCTGCCTCCGCAGCGTCAACAACGCAGAGCAGATTATCGAGCGGAAGCTCGGAGACCAAGAGCAGCCCTAG
- a CDS encoding TRAP transporter substrate-binding protein, translated as MERRDFTRKALLGAAGAGLLTGCGDDESSASDGAPNVQTNNNVRWRLASSFSRSLDTIYGAAEVLSERLKALTDGNFEILSYPGGELVPPLEVLGSVQNRTVEMGHSASYYFIGKNPALAFDCTVPFGLTARQYNAWVYSGGGMDLLRDLFADFNILNLPGGNTGTQMGGWFNVEVDALADMNGLKMRIPGMGGSVMSEMGVNAQVLPSGEIYPSLERGAIDAAEWVGPYDDEKLGFHEVAQYYYYPGWWEPGPALTFYVNRDAYDSLPTQYQEALKTAAAEANVRMMAEYDHRNPAALDRLLDEGTTVRRFPDGVMERAQEVTTQLLEDNASGNPQYRKIYEAYKDAREDAYRWFGTAEMGYADFAFPRVGDPSGSA; from the coding sequence ATGGAACGGCGCGACTTTACCCGGAAAGCCCTGCTCGGTGCCGCCGGGGCCGGCCTCCTGACCGGCTGTGGCGACGACGAATCTTCGGCGAGCGACGGCGCCCCCAACGTTCAGACCAACAATAACGTGCGGTGGCGGCTCGCCTCCAGCTTCAGCCGCTCCCTCGATACCATCTACGGCGCGGCCGAGGTGCTCTCCGAGCGCCTGAAGGCGCTTACGGATGGCAACTTCGAGATCCTCTCCTACCCGGGGGGCGAGCTGGTGCCCCCGCTCGAGGTGCTGGGCAGCGTGCAGAACCGGACCGTGGAGATGGGCCACTCGGCCAGCTACTACTTCATCGGGAAGAACCCCGCGCTGGCGTTCGACTGCACCGTCCCGTTCGGCCTCACGGCCCGCCAGTACAACGCCTGGGTCTACTCCGGGGGCGGGATGGACCTGCTGCGCGACCTCTTCGCCGACTTTAATATTCTGAACCTGCCCGGCGGCAACACGGGCACGCAGATGGGCGGCTGGTTCAACGTGGAGGTGGACGCCCTCGCCGACATGAACGGCCTCAAGATGCGCATCCCCGGGATGGGGGGCAGCGTAATGAGCGAGATGGGCGTTAACGCGCAGGTCCTGCCAAGCGGCGAAATCTACCCATCGCTGGAGCGGGGCGCGATCGACGCGGCCGAGTGGGTGGGGCCTTACGACGACGAAAAACTCGGCTTCCACGAGGTGGCCCAGTACTACTACTACCCCGGCTGGTGGGAGCCCGGGCCGGCCCTCACGTTTTACGTGAACCGGGACGCCTACGACAGCCTTCCGACACAGTACCAGGAGGCCCTCAAAACGGCCGCCGCCGAGGCGAACGTCCGGATGATGGCCGAATACGACCACCGAAACCCTGCGGCCCTGGACCGCCTGCTCGACGAAGGGACCACGGTCCGCCGCTTTCCCGACGGCGTGATGGAGCGCGCGCAGGAGGTGACGACCCAACTCCTGGAGGACAACGCCTCCGGCAATCCGCAGTACCGCAAGATCTACGAGGCCTACAAGGACGCCCGGGAGGATGCCTACCGGTGGTTCGGGACCGCCGAGATGGGCTACGCCGACTTCGCCTTTCCCCGCGTTGGCGACCCCTCCGGTTCCGCGTAA
- a CDS encoding tetratricopeptide repeat protein, giving the protein MRRLARSAALFLLLGLLAGPALAQPTEYGTTEFTNSGAEAAQEPFLRGLLMLHSFEYDDARAAFQEAQEIDPDFAMAHWGEAMTHNHPVWMEQDREAALQALRGLGPTPDAQLDAAATDRETAYLRTLHVLYGVGADDPRSKEARDDAYEDAMADLAAQYPDDLDAQAFHALSILGTAHEGRDFATYMRAASIVEEVFDANPQHPGAAHYLIHAYDDPVHAPLGRRPARVYADIAPAAPHALHMPSHIFFALGQWARGASSNVDSYRAARQKSDAAGEGLSGSGFHALHWLHYARLQQGRHADARAVLDTTQVHATDSRVGTGYADYMRWYMPVAYVVETEHWDRYDALAEAMGVDTSALDARGAVTLHAGRGLAAAQQGTLSAARSALEKAQSALGDDPSEALRIQVLELEGLIALKAGDNEQALSHLEEATALETDRPLNFGPPFPAKPAPELYGEALLSLDRPADALTQFETTLERYPERARSLWGKARAAAQADAPAVAESARAALASQWDDADASVRRQLRSLAGTADAEASQSR; this is encoded by the coding sequence ATGCGTCGTCTCGCCCGCAGCGCTGCCCTCTTCCTCCTCCTCGGCCTCCTCGCCGGTCCGGCCCTCGCCCAGCCGACCGAGTACGGCACCACCGAGTTTACAAACTCGGGCGCCGAGGCGGCCCAGGAGCCGTTCCTGCGCGGCCTGTTGATGCTGCACAGCTTCGAGTACGACGATGCCCGCGCGGCCTTCCAGGAGGCCCAGGAGATCGACCCCGACTTCGCCATGGCGCACTGGGGCGAGGCAATGACGCACAACCACCCGGTGTGGATGGAGCAGGACCGCGAGGCAGCGCTCCAAGCCCTCCGCGGCCTAGGCCCCACGCCTGACGCCCAGCTGGACGCGGCCGCCACCGACCGCGAGACGGCCTACCTCCGCACGCTACATGTGCTGTACGGCGTCGGCGCCGACGATCCGAGGAGCAAGGAAGCACGTGACGACGCCTACGAGGACGCGATGGCGGATCTGGCCGCGCAGTACCCCGACGACCTCGACGCACAGGCCTTCCACGCCCTGTCCATCCTGGGCACGGCCCACGAAGGGCGCGACTTTGCCACGTACATGCGCGCCGCGTCGATCGTGGAGGAGGTGTTCGACGCGAACCCGCAGCATCCCGGGGCGGCCCACTACCTGATTCACGCCTACGACGACCCGGTTCACGCCCCGCTCGGTCGACGCCCGGCCCGCGTGTACGCCGACATCGCCCCGGCGGCCCCCCATGCCCTGCACATGCCGTCCCACATCTTCTTTGCCCTCGGGCAGTGGGCCCGCGGCGCTTCGTCGAACGTCGACTCGTACCGGGCCGCCCGGCAAAAGAGCGACGCGGCGGGCGAGGGGCTGAGCGGCAGCGGCTTTCACGCCCTGCACTGGCTCCACTACGCGCGCCTCCAGCAGGGCCGCCACGCGGACGCCCGGGCCGTCCTCGACACGACCCAGGTGCATGCCACCGATTCGCGGGTAGGCACCGGCTACGCGGACTACATGCGCTGGTACATGCCGGTCGCCTACGTCGTCGAGACGGAGCACTGGGACCGGTACGACGCCCTCGCCGAGGCGATGGGCGTGGACACCTCCGCCCTCGACGCGCGGGGTGCCGTCACCTTGCACGCGGGTCGGGGCCTCGCCGCCGCGCAGCAGGGCACCCTGTCGGCCGCTCGCTCGGCGCTGGAGAAGGCACAGTCAGCCCTGGGCGACGATCCGTCGGAGGCGCTTCGGATTCAGGTGCTCGAGCTAGAGGGCCTGATCGCGCTGAAGGCCGGCGACAACGAGCAGGCCCTCTCGCACCTGGAGGAGGCCACGGCCCTCGAAACGGACCGGCCGCTAAACTTCGGCCCGCCCTTTCCGGCGAAGCCCGCCCCCGAGCTGTACGGCGAGGCCCTTCTTTCGCTCGACCGACCGGCCGACGCCCTGACGCAGTTCGAGACGACGCTGGAGCGCTATCCGGAGCGGGCCCGCTCGCTCTGGGGCAAGGCGCGTGCCGCGGCTCAGGCCGACGCGCCCGCGGTGGCTGAGTCGGCCCGGGCGGCCCTCGCGTCGCAGTGGGATGACGCCGACGCCTCCGTCCGTCGCCAGCTGCGGTCGCTCGCCGGCACAGCCGACGCGGAGGCGTCGCAGTCCAGGTAG
- a CDS encoding YncE family protein, with product MRSSSSSSVLTSLLNARLRRPAVWIAFLAVAALSLTGCDLFGSNDDALPVDPDVVIGNSGPGVDAADGSLTLYNRANSTAAPYDIEVGFINSLALHDDRLFVVDNTGPASGRITTFGDDRLQPLGQFSNPRAPRRIAFSTENKGYVPNLSLFDDETFVPDTSTVSVLDLQNNSVTKQIDVGRSPEGIAVVSGKAFVANSADGTLSVLDTEADTATSTLSLEGCPSPKSVFVDGEDEVTVVCQGSADRSSEVLFLDPSAEQVVNRAELGAPVGSANATQSAYYSEEAEELYAVSGVETFGNSELPGTGEIFRVNTNTNTLDATLEVPQDDGLVNITAVGYDDVNQNLYVTRLPVGPDDGPDFEAKGAAIVLDREGNQVTRFETGIAPAHIIFLRDRQ from the coding sequence ATGCGTTCTTCTTCCTCGTCTTCCGTTCTCACGTCTCTTCTGAATGCGCGGCTGCGCCGCCCCGCCGTCTGGATCGCATTTCTGGCCGTCGCCGCCCTCTCGCTGACGGGCTGTGACCTCTTCGGCTCGAACGACGACGCTCTCCCTGTAGACCCAGACGTGGTGATTGGCAATTCTGGACCCGGCGTCGACGCTGCGGACGGCTCTCTTACACTGTACAATCGCGCCAACTCTACCGCCGCACCTTACGATATTGAAGTGGGCTTCATCAATAGCCTGGCTCTGCATGACGATCGTCTCTTCGTGGTTGACAACACCGGTCCCGCCTCTGGCCGGATTACGACTTTCGGCGATGACCGGTTGCAGCCGCTCGGCCAGTTTTCAAATCCGCGCGCACCTCGGCGCATCGCTTTTTCGACTGAGAACAAGGGATACGTTCCTAACCTGAGCCTCTTCGATGACGAGACTTTCGTTCCTGATACGAGCACCGTGTCCGTGCTCGACCTGCAGAATAACTCAGTGACGAAACAGATTGATGTTGGACGGTCGCCAGAGGGAATTGCCGTAGTTTCCGGAAAGGCGTTTGTGGCAAATTCTGCGGACGGTACTCTCTCGGTTCTGGATACGGAAGCGGACACCGCGACGAGCACTCTGTCTCTCGAAGGCTGCCCTAGTCCGAAGAGCGTGTTCGTGGACGGTGAGGATGAGGTGACCGTGGTTTGCCAGGGGAGCGCAGATCGGTCCTCCGAGGTTCTATTCCTCGATCCGAGCGCCGAACAAGTCGTAAATCGAGCGGAGCTCGGTGCCCCTGTTGGATCGGCGAATGCCACCCAGTCAGCCTACTACTCAGAGGAGGCTGAAGAGTTGTACGCCGTCAGTGGTGTCGAGACGTTCGGAAACAGCGAGCTACCGGGCACGGGTGAAATCTTCCGTGTAAATACGAACACCAACACGCTGGATGCGACCTTGGAGGTTCCGCAGGATGACGGATTAGTCAATATCACTGCGGTCGGGTACGACGACGTGAATCAGAATCTTTACGTCACGCGTCTTCCCGTAGGCCCCGACGATGGCCCCGATTTTGAGGCAAAAGGTGCAGCAATAGTACTCGATCGGGAAGGGAATCAGGTCACTCGCTTCGAGACGGGTATCGCTCCAGCCCATATCATCTTCCTGCGCGACCGGCAGTAG
- a CDS encoding helix-turn-helix transcriptional regulator, which translates to MTPSERWPAILLQLEPDAWTRATDLAHALGVSERTVYRDVQAMVEAGVPLQGVPGKGYRLPDDYLRAPIRLTRDEAVMLVLGSAYAARNFGGRYQAAARAARHKIEDVLSPDDRDRALSLRGSVSLVPSNVFGDSTEDGLLRQARHALVEERTLTATLAGTPDDGPTTRRIDPYGLVQQGSAWHLVGYGHDRDRVVHLRLERIRGLDMTGATFERPASYGARSQGPAAPSRRRVQVVFTDEAAADVRVPSSINVESREHLSDDRLLLTLTVDHVLEVMPWLLSWGSHAQVLEPRALRERIATEARAVADQYESAPTLLD; encoded by the coding sequence ATGACCCCGTCGGAACGCTGGCCCGCCATCCTGCTGCAGCTGGAGCCCGACGCCTGGACGCGTGCGACCGATCTGGCCCACGCCCTGGGCGTCAGCGAGCGGACCGTGTACCGCGACGTACAGGCGATGGTGGAGGCCGGGGTGCCGCTGCAAGGGGTGCCGGGCAAGGGCTATCGGCTGCCGGACGACTATCTGCGTGCCCCAATCCGACTCACGCGCGACGAGGCGGTCATGCTCGTTCTGGGGAGCGCTTACGCCGCCCGAAATTTCGGCGGGCGTTACCAGGCCGCGGCCCGGGCGGCCCGGCACAAGATTGAGGACGTGCTCTCGCCCGACGACCGGGACCGCGCGCTCTCCCTGCGGGGAAGCGTATCCCTGGTTCCCTCCAACGTCTTTGGCGACTCGACCGAGGACGGCCTCTTGCGACAGGCGCGCCACGCCCTCGTGGAAGAGCGGACCCTAACGGCCACGCTGGCCGGCACGCCCGACGACGGCCCCACCACACGGCGAATCGATCCGTACGGGCTGGTGCAGCAGGGCAGCGCGTGGCACCTCGTGGGGTACGGCCACGACCGCGACCGGGTGGTTCACCTTCGCCTCGAACGGATTCGCGGCCTGGACATGACGGGCGCCACCTTCGAGCGTCCGGCCAGCTACGGAGCGCGCTCACAGGGCCCAGCGGCCCCGTCCCGGCGACGCGTCCAGGTCGTCTTCACCGACGAGGCGGCCGCGGACGTGCGGGTCCCTTCGTCCATTAATGTGGAGTCCCGCGAGCATCTTTCCGACGACCGCCTGCTGCTCACCCTGACCGTCGACCACGTGCTCGAGGTGATGCCGTGGCTCCTGAGTTGGGGAAGCCACGCGCAGGTGCTGGAGCCGCGCGCCCTCCGCGAACGGATCGCCACGGAGGCCCGCGCCGTGGCCGACCAGTACGAGTCGGCCCCCACGCTGCTCGACTAA
- a CDS encoding RNA polymerase sigma factor — MADSISDIDERELVERILEGDREAFLAFIDRYERLVKHVVFRMVDDDRDREELCQDVFVRAHRYLDGFRFESKVSTWLARIARNTCLNHLEKKEVPLYADEACAPDGGTPDARAALNRVPDSSEDVAAATEGRHQRDRVREGIQALSEHYRTALTLYHLEGMSVSQISTAMENPEGTVKSHLYRGRKKLKEWLLERYQREELIL, encoded by the coding sequence ATGGCCGACAGTATCTCTGACATTGACGAGCGCGAGCTGGTCGAGCGAATCCTTGAGGGGGACCGCGAGGCCTTTCTCGCCTTCATCGACCGCTACGAGCGGCTCGTGAAGCATGTCGTCTTCCGCATGGTCGACGACGACCGCGACCGCGAGGAGCTCTGCCAGGATGTGTTCGTGCGGGCCCACCGCTACCTCGACGGGTTTCGGTTCGAGTCCAAGGTCTCGACGTGGCTGGCCCGCATCGCCCGCAATACGTGCCTGAATCATCTAGAGAAGAAGGAGGTCCCCCTCTACGCCGACGAGGCCTGCGCCCCCGATGGCGGAACGCCCGACGCCCGTGCGGCACTCAACCGCGTGCCCGATTCCTCCGAGGACGTGGCCGCGGCCACGGAGGGCCGGCATCAGCGCGACCGGGTGCGCGAGGGGATCCAGGCCCTGTCGGAGCACTACCGGACGGCCCTCACCCTGTACCACCTGGAGGGGATGAGCGTATCCCAGATCAGCACGGCCATGGAGAACCCTGAGGGCACGGTGAAGAGTCACCTGTACCGGGGCCGCAAGAAGCTGAAGGAGTGGTTACTGGAACGCTACCAACGCGAGGAACTCATACTATGA